ACATCCACTCTCTCTATCCTTATGAGATGTTTCCCGTCTTGCTATTTCTTCAGGCTTAAATGGTTTTATTTAATAAATTCTTCATAACTTCAAATGCAATTAAAAGGTTTTCTTTTCGTAATGCCTTGTAATAATCAGGCTTATGTATTGGTCTATTAACTTTGCGCTCTCCTTCAAGTAAAGTAAGTATATTTAAGTCAATATCAAAATATGATAATAGAGTATGTGTAGAGGGACTACCATATTGGACACTATTTGCTGATGAATAATCTCCACCTAATTGACTTTCTAATTGAAAAAGTACAAAAAACAAATCAGGATACATTTGTTTTAACAAGGTAAAATCAACAAGAATTCTCTTCAACATTGCATTTTCAGTATATGCTTTACATTCTATTGCAATTTTAAACTTACCATCTATGTAAACATGTATATCTGTGGCTAATGAATAATAAAACCTTTTTATATTTTTTTCAATGTATTCCTTTACTTCAAGACTCTTAATTCTTTTTAGGTATTCCTTTTTCAATGGGATTTTTATCCTTTTTCTTTCGGTAGATAATCGATTAATATCATAACCCAATTCCTCCCATGCTATTTCTATTAAACTTTTGGCTAAACTCTCAACTAATAATCCTTTCCCTGCCCTTATAATACCACCGTACGCTCTGTCTTCGGAATCCTTTGCCTTTGTATCAATGCCTTTAACCAAAAACTCATAAGCATTAATAAGTGATTGAATGTTTCTTGAAACTTTGTTTTTCATACTTTTCTCTAAAATAATCTCATGTCAATCTGTGTTTCTTTAAGTCTATTTTCTGCTTTTTTACAGTATTCTTCAGAAATGTCAATACCAATATATTTTCGGGACAGTTTTTTAGCCACAGCAGTAGTTGTTCCGACGCCATTAAAAGGGTCTAAAATTACATCGCCTTTATAACAAAACAAT
The genomic region above belongs to bacterium and contains:
- a CDS encoding restriction endonuclease, with product MKNKVSRNIQSLINAYEFLVKGIDTKAKDSEDRAYGGIIRAGKGLLVESLAKSLIEIAWEELGYDINRLSTERKRIKIPLKKEYLKRIKSLEVKEYIEKNIKRFYYSLATDIHVYIDGKFKIAIECKAYTENAMLKRILVDFTLLKQMYPDLFFVLFQLESQLGGDYSSANSVQYGSPSTHTLLSYFDIDLNILTLLEGERKVNRPIHKPDYYKALRKENLLIAFEVMKNLLNKTI